One genomic region from Xiphophorus couchianus chromosome 21, X_couchianus-1.0, whole genome shotgun sequence encodes:
- the nrros gene encoding transforming growth factor beta activator LRRC33, which produces MPDQGLIPVLLCLLAMWRILTPVSSHPQHSHCKLVQKAAMCNNGQLSSVPGRLPGNLEELQLNYNQIKTLHNISFLRYPSLITITLACNGLETVQSNVFQDSQLLENLNLANNNINIGFEETSLALRTLPGLRFLDLSENKLTDEMASTLLQNLSSLEYLNLSGNLLQRLDETSFRDLHNLKDLDLQRNIMFEIDGAFGSNPKLQRLNLAFNYLPCLTDFHMTQLVVLNASYNFIEWFISRQELNDTFQLQTLDLSNNRLFFFPFLPTRSKLQNLYLSHNILRFYEHVADNSTLQNSTTSVEFYNLKRHIKNVTAQLWDENLHGDISSLDTLDLRGNQVDYFPDGFIGKMPTLSRLRIGTNCLETLHFSTEQFSSNLYELDISNNKLNQVSANDGSLSMLGNLTYVNLSRNDLKELPFGLFYSLPRIHSVDLSYNNIGICLPDETNINSSSITECLQWNNIDSLRQLHLKGCYLETVPDSAFAGLSLTHLELSDNPGIDVQDSLQCLSRTLQHLGLGNTQTRDIDLSHFQSLKSLNLSRNSLYRLPKSLYDIDLKVLDVRGNRLSTIPSGEAHTLASKLQTIFLSGNAFNCCQTEWFRIFEGAKTINMVAMSEIECRDILQTTHRVQDSERFYCSEAGESILWYILLFVPVCLFLTGISIVTLLTYKPKLLQTSIKKKYLKPTSY; this is translated from the exons ATGCCAGACCAAGGTCTTATTCCCGTCCTACTTTGCTTGTTGGCCATGTGGAGAATCCTGACACCCGTCTCCAGCCATCCACAACACAGTCACTGCAAGCTG GTACAAAAAGCAGCGATGTGCAACAATGGCCAACTCTCATCTGTACCTGGAAGACTGCCTGGGAACTTAGAAGAGCTCCAGCTAAACTACAATCAAATTAAAACACTACATAACATCTCTTTCCTTCGCTACCCATCACTAATCACCATAACTTTAGCTTGCAACGGTCTGGAGACAGTacaatcaaatgtttttcaagattCACAATTGTTAGAGAACCTGAACCTTGcaaataacaacataaacattGGCTTTGAGGAAACCAGCCTTGCATTAAGAACGCTACCTGGTCTGAGATTTCTAGATCTTTCTGAGAATAAGCTTACCGATGAAATGGCTTCCACTCTACTTCAAAACTTATCATCCCTGGAGTACCTCAATCTTTCTGGAAACCTCTTGCAGAGATTGGATGAGACCTCATTCAGGGATCTTCATAACCTCAAAGACCTTGATCTTCAAAGAAACATAATGTTTGAAATTGACGGCGCCTTCGGGAGCAACCCAAAGCTTCAGAGGCTCAACTTGGCCTTTAACTATCTGCCTTGTCTGACGGACTTCCACATGACTCAATTGGTCGTCCTCAATGCGAGCTACAACTTTATCGAGTGGTTTATCTCAAGGCAGGAACTCAACGACACTTTCCAGCTGCAGACGCTTGATCTGTCAAATAACAGgctcttcttttttcctttcttgccAACACGCAGTAAATTACAGAACCTTTATCTCTCGCACAACATTCTCAGGTTCTATGAACATGTTGCAGACAATAGCACACTCCAGAACTCAACCACGAGTGTTGAGTTCTATAACCTAAAAAGGCACATAAAAAACGTGACTGCTCAGTTATGGGACGAAAACCTTCACGGTGATATTTCTTCTCTGGACACTTTAGATTTGAGAGGAAACCAAGTGGATTATTTCCCCGATGGATTTATAGGGAAAATGCCCACCCTGTCAAGACTCCGGATCGGCACGAACTGCCTAGAAACACTCCATTTCTCAACAGAACAGTTCTCTAGCAACTTGTACGAACTGGATATTAGCAACAACAAACTGAACCAGGTTTCAGCGAATGACGGGTCGCTTAGCATGCTAGGCAATCTGACTTACGTGAACCTGAGTCGGAACGATCTGAAGGAGCTAccttttggattattttattcattgccAAGAATCCACTCTGTAGACTTGAGCTATAACAACATTGGCATTTGCCTACCCGATGAAACAAAtatcaacagcagcagcattacAGAATGCTTGCAGTGGAACAACATTGACTCCCTTAGGCAGCTTCACCTTAAAGGTTGCTACCTTGAAACTGTCCCAGACTCTGCATTCGCAGGGTTGTCGCTAACCCACCTAGAACTGTCTGACAATCCTGGGATTGATGTCCAAGATTCATTACAATGTTTAAGCAGGACGTTGCAACATCTGGGCTTAGGAAACACTCAAACACGAGACATTGACTTGTCCCATTTTCAAAGTCTGAAGTCACTTAATCTATCAAGGAACTCTCTTTACCGTCTTCCCAAATCACTTTATGATATTGACCTGAAAGTCCTGGATGTAAGGGGCAATAGACTGTCCACCATCCCCTCTGGTGAAGCTCATACACTAGCCTCAAAACTGCAGACTATTTTCCTCAGTGGAAATGCATTCAACTGCTGCCAAACAGAGTGGTTTAGGATATTTGAAGGTGCAAAGACAATTAATATGGTTGCAATGTCAGAAATCGAATGCCGCGATATCCTACAAACGACACACAGAGTGCAGGACTCAGAAAGATTTTATTGTTCAGAAGCAGGGGAGTCAATCCTGTGGTACATTCTGCTTTTTGtgcctgtttgtctttttttgactGGGATCTCTATTGTTACGTTGCTTACCTACAAGCCCAAACTCCTACAAACATCGATCAAAAAGAAGTATTTGAAGCCCACGTCCTACTGA
- the sh3glb1a gene encoding endophilin-B1a translates to MDFNVKRLAADAGTFLSRAVQFTEEKLGQAEKTELDAHLENLLGRAENTKQWTEKIMKQTEVLLQPNPNVRLEEFVYEKLEKKAPARINNHDLLGHSMIEAGSDFGPGTAYGNALIKCGETQKQIGGAEREFIQSSAINFLTPFRNFLEGDFKTILKERKLLQVKRLDLDAAKTRLKKARMPDARAAAEQELRMTQSEFDRQAEITRLLLEGVSSTHAHHLRCLNDFVEAQTTYYAQCYQYMVDLQKQLGSFPSSFSNNNQSSMSGGANVSVPTAPMSASLPSVSAGSGSLAAASGGFSELRSSNVSRKARVLYDYDAASSNELSLLADEVITVNSVPGMDSDWLMGERGNQKGKVPITYLELLN, encoded by the exons ATGGATTTTAACGTTAAGCGCTTAGCTGCGGACGCCGGTACTTTCCTGAGCCGCGCGGTGCAA TTTACGGAGGAGAAGCTTGGACAGGCTGAGAAGACTGAGCTGGATGCCCATTTGGAGAACCTCTTAGGCAGAGCTGAGAACACCAAGCAATGGACAGAAAAGATCATGAAGCAGACAGAGGTCTTACTACAACCTAATCCAA ATGTTCGACTGGAGGAATTTGTGTACGAGAAGCTGGAGAAAAAAGCCCCCGCACGAATCAACAACCACGACTTGCTGGGCCACTCCATGATTGAAGCCGGCAGCGACTTTGGTCCTGGGACTGCTTATG GAAATGCGCTGATAAAATGCGGCGAGACGCAGAAGCAGATCGGCGGAGCCGAGCGGGAGTTCATTCAGAGTTCTGCCATCAACTTCCTGACGCCGTTTCGAAATTTTCTAGAGGGCGACTTCAAAACCATCCTG AAAGAACGAAAGCTTCTACAGGTCAAACGTTTGGATCTAGACGCAGCCAAAACGCGACTAAAGAAAGCCAGGATGCCTGACGCAAGAGCTGCA GCAGAGCAGGAGCTGAGGATGACCCAGAGTGAGTTCGACCGACAAGCAGAGATCACGCGTCTGCTGCTAGAGGGTGTCAGCAGCACTCAT GCACACCATCTACGCTGCTTGAATGACTTTGTGGAGGCCCAGACGACGTACTACGCACAGTGCTACCAGTACATGGTGGACCTCCAAAAGCAACTCGGCAG TTTCCCATCCTCattctccaacaacaaccagTCGTCCATGTCGGGCGGGGCCAACGTATCCGTACCCACCGCACCCATGTCTGCCTCTCTGCCCAGCGTCTCGGCAGGCAGCGGCAGCCTGGCGGCGGCGTCGGGCGGATTCAGCGAGCTGCGGAGCTCCAACGTCAGCCGCAAAGCGCGGGTCCTTTACGATTACGACGCCGCCAGCAGCAACGAACTCTCCCTGCTGGCCGACGAG GTGATCACAGTTAACAGTGTCCCAGGCATGGACTCAGACTGGCTGATGGGGGAGCGAGGCAACCAGAAGGGCAAAGTCCCAATCACCTACCTAGAGTTGCTCAACTGA